A window of Deinococcus ruber genomic DNA:
TGAAGAGACGTACCGAATACTGGCGGCACAGGCGGCGACGAACCATGCGGAAGTGATTCTCGATCCAATGCGCCGACTGATTCGCTCGCTCATTCCGCTGTAACGGCTCGAGCTCTCTCAGTTGGCGAAGAGGACGGCCCAATAGTGCTGGTGGCTGCTGGGAGAAACGGCCTCGCCGATACCGATGCGTGTGAAACCGGATAACCACTGATGCGTGGTGACGTCCTGGTACGTGTTGGTGAACTGTGTCTCGCAGTGACCCGTGTGGCTGGTCTTGAAGACATCAATCATTCGGGCACCAGTGTCGGCCATGCCGAGGTTCTCACCGAGGTGGGTATAGGGGAACTCGGCTCTCAGGTTGACCTGGGTAATCCAGTACACGTAGGTTTTGCCGTTGGCAGGGGTGTGGGTGAAGTCTTCAGTGGCGGCCAGATCGTCGGCGCGGTGCTGGGCGGCGGTGGTGAGGGTTTGGTCTTCCTGAAGCGGTA
This region includes:
- a CDS encoding CAP domain-containing protein, which translates into the protein MNAARWGITTLLLTLTACGSVPLPSPTGTGGAPTFEHALMTPLAQQLFALTNTVRTAGVTCQGIAYPPALPLQEDQTLTTAAQHRADDLAATEDFTHTPANGKTYVYWITQVNLRAEFPYTHLGENLGMADTGARMIDVFKTSHTGHCETQFTNTYQDVTTHQWLSGFTRIGIGEAVSPSSHQHYWAVLFAN